The following proteins are co-located in the Hypomesus transpacificus isolate Combined female chromosome 23, fHypTra1, whole genome shotgun sequence genome:
- the LOC124485268 gene encoding protein lifeguard 3-like isoform X2, which produces MAKANLPPTYEDSLRGPRYDNYPQQSGYGLPGYGGPLPQPPAYISAPGLSTPQYPGHAGLYPGTRMTPCYTASGLPSIIPTAPLGMPTSTGDMDEFAYDRTWESTAIRHGFIRKVYMLLAAQLAVTVSIVAVFTFVEPVRMFVIRNPSIYWASLGVYFVTYLILVCCKGPRRRFPWNLLLLFVFTLAMSYMTGSIASYYETKAVFLALGITAIVCFAVTTFCFQTKVDFTSCGGLFCILAIVVMVTGIITAIMLSFQYVPWLHMLYAAIGAIVYTLVSSHSHLAGCSGSHGDSSITLTSVKLAPWYEKILFRIPPSGRHLLL; this is translated from the exons ATGGCAAAAGCTAATTTGCCCCCAACTTATGAAGATTCCCTACGAGGCCCCAGGTACGATAACTACCCACAGCAGTCTGGATATGGACTCCCAGGGTATGGTGGTCCGCTACCCCAACCCCCTGCCTACATCTCCGCCCCTGGCTTGTCCACCCCCCAGTACCCAGGGCATGCTGGCTTATACCCTGGCACGAGGATGACCCCGTGCTACACTGCCTCGGGCCTCCCCAGTATTATACCAACAGCACCACTGGGGATGCCAACCAGCACAG GAGACATGGATGAATTTGCATATGATAGAACATGGGAGAGCACAGCGATTCGACATGGATTCATCCGAAAA gtATACATGCTTTTGGCTGCCCAGCTTGCAGTCACTGTCTCAATTGTTGCTGTGTTTACATTTGT TGAACCAGTGCGCATGTTTGTCATCAGAAACCCATCAATTTACTGGGCATCACT AGGTGTTTATTTTGTTACCTACTTAATTCTTGTCTGCTGCAAAGGCCCAAG GAGACGCTTTCCATGGAATCTACTacttctgtttgttttt ACTCTGGCCATGTCATACATGACTGGATCAATAGCCAG TTACTATGAGACCAAAGCAGTGTTTCTGGCCCTTGGAATTACTGCAATAGTGTGCTTTGCTGTCACCACCTTCTGCTTCCAAACGAAG GTGGATTTCACATCCTGCGGTGGGCTCTTCTGCATTCTCGCAattgttgtcatggttacggGGATCATCACAGCCATCATGCTCTCCTTCCAATAT GTACCGTGGCTCCATATGCTCTACGCTGCCATTGGTGCTATAGTTTACACACTGGTGAGTTCACACTCACATCTGGCGGGCTGCTCTGGAAGCCACGGAGACTCATCCATAACCCTAACTTCTGTCAAACTAGCGCCGTGGTATGAGAAGATACtctttaggattcctccgtcaggaagACACCTATTGTTATGa
- the LOC124485268 gene encoding protein lifeguard 3-like isoform X3, with amino-acid sequence MAKANLPPTYEDSLRGPRYDNYPQQSGYGLPGYGGPLPQPPAYISAPGLSTPQYPGHAGLYPGTRMTPCYTASGLPSIIPTAPLGMPTSTGDMDEFAYDRTWESTAIRHGFIRKVYMLLAAQLAVTVSIVAVFTFVEPVRMFVIRNPSIYWASLGVYFVTYLILVCCKGPRRRFPWNLLLLFVFTLAMSYMTGSIASYYETKAVFLALGITAIVCFAVTTFCFQTKVDFTSCGGLFCILAIVVMVTGIITAIMLSFQYVPWLHMLYAAIGAIVYTLRRGMRRYSLGFLRQEDTYCYEGSSGRRTLLLLVVL; translated from the exons ATGGCAAAAGCTAATTTGCCCCCAACTTATGAAGATTCCCTACGAGGCCCCAGGTACGATAACTACCCACAGCAGTCTGGATATGGACTCCCAGGGTATGGTGGTCCGCTACCCCAACCCCCTGCCTACATCTCCGCCCCTGGCTTGTCCACCCCCCAGTACCCAGGGCATGCTGGCTTATACCCTGGCACGAGGATGACCCCGTGCTACACTGCCTCGGGCCTCCCCAGTATTATACCAACAGCACCACTGGGGATGCCAACCAGCACAG GAGACATGGATGAATTTGCATATGATAGAACATGGGAGAGCACAGCGATTCGACATGGATTCATCCGAAAA gtATACATGCTTTTGGCTGCCCAGCTTGCAGTCACTGTCTCAATTGTTGCTGTGTTTACATTTGT TGAACCAGTGCGCATGTTTGTCATCAGAAACCCATCAATTTACTGGGCATCACT AGGTGTTTATTTTGTTACCTACTTAATTCTTGTCTGCTGCAAAGGCCCAAG GAGACGCTTTCCATGGAATCTACTacttctgtttgttttt ACTCTGGCCATGTCATACATGACTGGATCAATAGCCAG TTACTATGAGACCAAAGCAGTGTTTCTGGCCCTTGGAATTACTGCAATAGTGTGCTTTGCTGTCACCACCTTCTGCTTCCAAACGAAG GTGGATTTCACATCCTGCGGTGGGCTCTTCTGCATTCTCGCAattgttgtcatggttacggGGATCATCACAGCCATCATGCTCTCCTTCCAATAT GTACCGTGGCTCCATATGCTCTACGCTGCCATTGGTGCTATAGTTTACACACTG CGCCGTGGTATGAGAAGATACtctttaggattcctccgtcaggaagACACCTATTGTTATGagggttcctctggtaggagaaccctattgttattggtggtattatag